The Pseudobacteroides sp. genome includes a window with the following:
- a CDS encoding response regulator transcription factor, translated as MYRILIAENQPLVREGIKLILEQDSEIDVMGFASNGNDAFNIIKHNKVDLVLMDIVIDDCNGIEATEKIKKFDPSIKVLTLTSFCNEVDIIEIINAGADGCISKNMESLNLILAVKGTLSGLKIFHHDIYETLINNSIRLGYEINKSQKACLHKLTQNELDILKLIVEGKKNEDISEEICLSEGRVRNVITDLLLKFNVDNRTQLAVFAVKNKLI; from the coding sequence ATGTATCGAATTTTAATTGCTGAGAATCAGCCGCTTGTTAGAGAAGGTATTAAATTGATTCTTGAGCAGGATAGTGAAATAGACGTAATGGGTTTTGCATCTAATGGCAATGATGCTTTTAATATAATTAAACACAATAAAGTAGATTTGGTGCTAATGGATATTGTAATAGATGATTGTAATGGAATTGAGGCTACCGAAAAAATTAAGAAATTTGACCCATCTATTAAAGTACTTACCCTAACCTCCTTTTGCAATGAAGTTGACATAATAGAAATTATAAACGCTGGAGCTGATGGCTGCATATCAAAAAATATGGAATCTCTCAACTTAATTCTTGCTGTAAAAGGAACATTGAGTGGCCTTAAAATCTTTCACCACGATATATATGAAACTCTAATAAACAATTCAATTAGGCTTGGATATGAAATCAACAAATCACAAAAAGCTTGTTTGCATAAATTAACCCAAAATGAACTTGATATACTAAAGCTTATTGTAGAAGGAAAAAAGAATGAAGATATCTCAGAAGAAATCTGCTTAAGTGAGGGAAGGGTAAGAAACGTAATAACCGATTTGCTCTTAAAATTCAATGTGGACAACAGAACCCAACTGGCAGTGTTTGCAGTAAAGAACAAATTGATATAG
- a CDS encoding HD-GYP domain-containing protein, whose translation MRVVNISNLKGDEKIGKQVFDNTGRILLNAGTKLSQFSIDKLISLGIQSVYIDDEISKEVVIDEAVSENIRQMGKYALKETMEKYSKIGTSDNSDIVKAVNSIIDEVFSNKNTLVNATEIRTCCNSVFSHSVNVCVLSSLVGIHMGYNMLKLKDIALGAILHDIGKIIIQNDKKTLLEFNSKKDSDIYIESMHPKIGHDFLGRENFCSTHSKMAVLMHHEKVDGTGYPLKLKGNDINEIAKLVSVCNTFVNLISGKGNEPSKSVNEAVKQISQMSGYSFDDTIVKTLTMNVATYPSGTGVVLNTNESGLVLRQNLSMPLRPVVKVLLDKAGEPIAEPYEMDLLKESNILIKGNCEL comes from the coding sequence ATGAGGGTCGTTAATATTTCCAATCTAAAAGGAGATGAAAAGATCGGCAAGCAGGTATTTGACAATACCGGAAGAATTTTGCTAAATGCAGGCACTAAATTGAGTCAGTTCTCTATTGATAAACTTATTAGCTTAGGTATCCAATCAGTTTATATAGATGATGAGATTTCAAAAGAAGTTGTTATAGATGAGGCAGTATCAGAGAATATACGTCAGATGGGTAAATATGCTCTTAAGGAGACAATGGAAAAGTATAGTAAAATCGGTACATCTGATAACAGCGATATAGTTAAAGCAGTAAACTCAATAATAGATGAAGTGTTTTCAAATAAAAATACACTAGTAAACGCTACGGAAATACGGACTTGTTGCAATTCTGTATTCTCTCACTCGGTAAATGTATGTGTATTGTCAAGCTTGGTAGGAATACACATGGGATACAACATGCTAAAACTCAAGGATATTGCTTTAGGAGCAATCCTACATGATATCGGTAAAATAATAATACAAAACGATAAGAAAACCCTTTTGGAGTTTAATTCAAAAAAAGATTCAGATATTTATATTGAATCAATGCATCCTAAAATTGGGCATGACTTTTTGGGGAGGGAAAATTTCTGCAGTACCCACTCAAAAATGGCAGTCTTAATGCATCATGAAAAGGTCGATGGAACTGGATATCCACTTAAGTTAAAAGGTAATGATATAAATGAAATAGCAAAGTTAGTTTCTGTTTGCAATACCTTTGTAAATTTGATTTCAGGAAAAGGGAATGAGCCCTCCAAATCGGTGAATGAGGCAGTTAAGCAAATATCCCAAATGAGCGGATACAGTTTCGATGACACTATTGTTAAAACTCTTACAATGAACGTAGCTACCTACCCATCAGGCACAGGAGTAGTACTAAACACTAATGAAAGCGGGCTGGTTTTACGGCAAAATTTATCAATGCCCCTAAGGCCTGTAGTTAAGGTTTTGTTAGACAAGGCAGGAGAGCCAATAGCAGAGCCCTATGAAATGGACTTACTAAAGGAGTCCAATATCCTTATAAAAGGAAATTGTGAACTATAA
- a CDS encoding heavy-metal-associated domain-containing protein: protein MKANKFVISGLNDPKDIRNIEQTILHSHEGINAVRVDMEASTVTVDYDEGRYTEEDIKSFVSHTGLNVIKVK from the coding sequence ATGAAAGCAAACAAATTTGTAATTTCAGGTTTGAATGACCCTAAGGACATAAGAAATATCGAACAGACAATACTTCACTCACATGAAGGTATAAACGCAGTAAGAGTAGATATGGAGGCCAGTACAGTTACTGTTGACTACGATGAAGGCAGATATACCGAAGAGGATATTAAAAGCTTTGTAAGCCACACTGGTTTAAATGTAATAAAAGTTAAGTAA